In Bythopirellula goksoeyrii, a single window of DNA contains:
- a CDS encoding tyrosine-type recombinase/integrase: protein MHKRVPTYRNHKASGQAIVEINGRHFYLGKYDSPESHEAYRRKIAAYLSQQELDDTPLPSLRIDRLILKYFKFAKTYYVRNGKQTEEIVALRIALKRLRKMYGSTEAAKFGPKAFKTFRESMIQEGLSRKYINDTTGRIKRMFKWGVAEELIPPAVFQALTAVPGLRKGRSGAKETEKILPVPDDVVDATLPFLTEVVADMVRLQRLAGMRPAEVCILRPSDIDRSGEVWTYVPQWHKTEHADKERLIPLGPKCQEILQKYLDRNPDDYCFRPCDSERQRRAERHANRQTPLQYGNRPGTSVTTLPKRTAGEKYNTASYRRAIQRACDKAFPHPTLLKKRTLELTAQECNELQEWRSEHRWAPNRLRHSAATEIRRKFGLEAAQVVLGHSAANVTQIYAEKDFALAVRVAREVG from the coding sequence ATGCACAAGCGAGTACCCACGTATCGGAATCACAAGGCCAGTGGCCAGGCGATCGTTGAGATCAACGGTCGCCATTTCTATCTCGGCAAGTACGATTCTCCCGAGAGCCACGAAGCGTATCGGCGTAAGATCGCTGCCTATCTTTCTCAGCAGGAACTCGACGATACCCCCCTGCCCTCTCTACGCATCGATCGACTCATTCTGAAGTACTTTAAGTTTGCCAAGACCTACTATGTACGGAATGGCAAACAGACCGAGGAGATTGTTGCCCTGAGGATAGCCCTCAAGCGACTCCGCAAGATGTACGGGAGTACCGAGGCAGCCAAGTTCGGCCCGAAGGCGTTCAAGACCTTCCGAGAGTCGATGATCCAGGAGGGTCTATCACGCAAGTATATCAATGACACGACGGGGCGGATCAAGCGGATGTTCAAGTGGGGGGTGGCAGAGGAACTAATCCCGCCAGCAGTCTTTCAGGCACTTACCGCGGTGCCTGGACTACGCAAGGGAAGAAGCGGTGCCAAGGAGACGGAGAAGATCCTCCCCGTCCCTGACGATGTCGTCGATGCCACCCTGCCCTTCCTGACGGAGGTCGTCGCTGACATGGTCAGGCTCCAAAGGCTGGCGGGCATGCGACCGGCGGAGGTCTGTATCCTGCGTCCCAGTGACATTGATCGCTCGGGTGAAGTCTGGACCTACGTTCCCCAGTGGCACAAGACAGAGCATGCCGACAAAGAACGGCTGATTCCCCTGGGACCTAAATGCCAGGAGATTCTACAGAAGTATCTGGATCGGAATCCCGACGACTATTGTTTCCGTCCTTGTGATTCTGAGCGGCAGCGGAGGGCAGAACGACATGCTAATCGGCAGACCCCACTCCAATATGGCAATCGCCCCGGCACCAGCGTCACCACACTGCCCAAGCGGACAGCCGGTGAGAAATACAATACAGCCAGCTACCGGAGGGCGATTCAGCGGGCGTGTGATAAGGCGTTTCCCCATCCTACTCTCCTCAAGAAACGCACGTTAGAATTGACTGCTCAAGAATGCAATGAGTTGCAAGAGTGGCGGTCGGAACATCGGTGGGCACCGAATCGACTCCGGCATTCCGCGGCTACGGAGATCCGCAGGAAGTTTGGATTGGAGGCTGCCCAGGTGGTACTTGGGCACTCGGCGGCGAACGTCACCCAGATCTATGCGGAGAAGGATTTTGCGTTGGCGGTGCGGGTGGCGCGGGAAGTTGGGTAG